The Candidatus Saganbacteria bacterium genome segment CTTCTATCAGCAATCGGCTTAACGAAGTGATGAAGGTCCTGACGATAATAGCAACGATCTTTATACCTCTGACTTTTATAGTCGGCATATACGGGATGAACTTCAGGAACATGCCCGAGCTAAGCTGGGAATATTCCTACGCTGTTGTCTGGCTTGTCATGCTTTCTGTCGCGGCGGGGATGCTGATATATTTTAAAAGGAAGAAGTGGCTGTAGCCCTCAGCTGATCCAACATATTTTTACTTCATCTTCAAGGGTTTTGAATTCTTTGTCGCCTGTGACCACTTCTCCTTTTGTGAGCTTGGCCAGAGCCGCGGCAAAACAGTCAGCATATGATAATTTGTTCCCGGCTTTAAAGACAGCCGCCTGTCTGGATATTTGAAGATCAACGTCGACGGTCTTTATGGGGAATGTATTAATGATGCGCGCTATCTCATCGGCCTTGTCTTTTCCGAATTCCCTGAAAACGATGTAATAAACCTCTCCCCAGTTCACCGTTGTCATCAGAAGGTCGCTGTCCTTCTCCATCGCGTCGACGAATATATCCCCGACCTTCTCAGACCCCTCTTCTTTTTCAAGAAAAGCCATCAGCGCGTGCGCGTCCAGTATCCGCCTCATATCTATTTCTCCCTTTTCCTGTCTTTAACGCGCTCACGAAGAAGTTCTCTGGAGAGTTTCCCTCCGGTCTTTAGTATCCCCTCCTGTTCCTTTATATATGTTGAAGTCACCGGTTTGAGAATGATCTCATTTCCGTTCTCCTCAACATACAGCTTTGTGCCGGTCCTGATGCTCAATCTCTCGCGCATTTTGGCCGGTATTACTATCTGGCCCTTTGTCGTGACAGTTGCCTTAGTCATATATGTGCTCCTTTGTAGAAAAGTATAACATAAAGCAATAAGTAAGTCAAATAAATAAAGTAGTACATATTTCGTATTTTATTAGACTATTTGCGGCGACACAAAAGCCATCTTTCGATGGCTTTATATATTTTGGTAGCGGGGGCAGGATTCGAACCTGCGACCTCAAGGTTATGAGCCTTGCGAGCTACCAGGCTGCTCCACCCCGCGATGTCTGATATTTCTATTTTGACACAATTTCATCTTTCGTTCAACTTGCCGAACATCATAAATTATTATAAAATCAATTATGATGAAAAAGACAAGACTGATCCACAGGGCCAAGATATTTGACGTCGTAAAGAAGCGCGTCAAGCTGCCCAACGGGAACTGCCCGGAACTGGTGATAATAGAACATCCGGGTGCTGTCCTTGTCGTGCCTTTTTTAAACGATAACGAGATCGTGATGATCCGCCAGTACAGGCCGGCCGTAGAAAGGTTCATCTGGGAGCTTCCGGCGGGCACACTTGAAAAAGGGGAAAGCCCGGTCAAATGCGCGAAAAGGGAGCTGATAGAGGAGATCGGGTACTGCGCGAAGAAGATCGTGCATCTTTATAATATTATCCCGGCGCCGGGATATTCTTCGGAGATATTGAAATATTACGCCGCGTTCGGCCTTAAAAAGGTCAAGAAACAAAGCCAGAACGACGAGGTCATCAGAGAAGAGATCTTCAACAAGAAACAGATCAGAAAGATGTTCGAGAGCGGAAAGATAGTGGACAGCAAAACGATAACGGCGCTGGCGATAGTGGGATGGCTATGATTCGGCTGACGGCACGCCCACTCTGTTCGCTACGGCTGACAGCTAACGGCTCCGGAGCTGTAAGCTGTAAGTGAGCGAAGCGAACGAGCCGTAAGCTGTGAGCCAAATAAAGGAGAAACAAATGGTGACGATCCAGGAATTCATGAATATA includes the following:
- a CDS encoding NUDIX hydrolase — encoded protein: MKKTRLIHRAKIFDVVKKRVKLPNGNCPELVIIEHPGAVLVVPFLNDNEIVMIRQYRPAVERFIWELPAGTLEKGESPVKCAKRELIEEIGYCAKKIVHLYNIIPAPGYSSEILKYYAAFGLKKVKKQSQNDEVIREEIFNKKQIRKMFESGKIVDSKTITALAIVGWL
- a CDS encoding type II toxin-antitoxin system VapC family toxin → MRRILDAHALMAFLEKEEGSEKVGDIFVDAMEKDSDLLMTTVNWGEVYYIVFREFGKDKADEIARIINTFPIKTVDVDLQISRQAAVFKAGNKLSYADCFAAALAKLTKGEVVTGDKEFKTLEDEVKICWIS
- a CDS encoding AbrB/MazE/SpoVT family DNA-binding domain-containing protein is translated as MTKATVTTKGQIVIPAKMRERLSIRTGTKLYVEENGNEIILKPVTSTYIKEQEGILKTGGKLSRELLRERVKDRKREK